The genomic window TTTAAAATGCAACTCAACGTGAACTTGTACTTTGcctcgatttttttttaacaccacTTTTATTTGAGTACATACATTATTTTGAAAGGTTTACATTGAAGGTGCATTCAGTAAGCCAGAACCAGGAACAATGGGGCGAACCCATTTTCTTAACTGTACGTGTGACTTGGATCTtctacatgcattacacaacgcaccggcccaatggctttacgtcctatCAGAATGATGAAGTCCGTCTACTGTCTCTGAGAGGTTTTTTGGATAGCACGTtggtttttttcaaaagaaaccttatttttcaaaagtcaCTAAAAATGTAGGATTTGTGTGAGAACTGTTACTTACCCTGACGTAAATGAAGAGCTCTTTGCGTCTCCGTTTTAGAAATGACGTATCGCGACCTTGATTAAACTGTGCTGCTGATTTACGATGTGATGAACGGATTGCCCAGACGGTCCGTGTAAAGAGAATGATGTTGATGACAAGAAACAGCGCCATAGGAGCTCCAAATACGACCAGATTGATTGACCCAGACTGAATCCAACAGGGCGCATCGTTGTTATACACCACTGCAATATCGGTGCAAGAGCAGAAGTGAATGATCAAACAAACTATCACTATAACCAATGGGACACCAAGAGCATATGTACAGCTTAAGATGTTGATGTTGCTAGTAACAGCAATCTTGCTACTTGAAGGGGATGGGTTCTTGGTAGCGAAAGTATGCCATAACAAGAAGGCAAGCACGTTGGTCCAAGTAAGACTCGCCAGCCATAGGAAATGTCCTGTCACTGCAACGGCCATACAAGCTTTACCATTCGCTGCTGCAACACCACCGAGGAGTAAAAGAGTTTGGGCGGCAATGAGTGACGTCACCATCCCCATGATTGCTTTCCTGGTTCGGCCATGAAGACTTGGAAAAACGAGATAAGTGACGAGCGAAACGCTTCCAGCAGCAACTGAAATGATGAGACCAACCGTACTGAGAATGTTTTGAGCGTTGTTAAAGTTAAAAAACCGAGTTCCGTTTTGAGGTAGTTTAGAGGCGCAGATACTTATTTGCCCGTCTTCGGTTCTTGTGAACTCATCAGGTCCAAGAATCTCCTCTGTTTGAAGAAAGATCAAGCTGCCGTTTGCATAATTCTCAAAGTCTTCTGTATCTTCATCAACCAGTGAGAATTGTGATTCATTCAGCTTGATGAGGGCTGGGCATGAGTTATTAGGAGCCTTGCTACATAGACCGATCTCAAGGCTCAGTTTCGTGAAGACAGATCCAAGTTTGCTGTACTGGATACGTAGGTTGTATTCCTGTAGTTTGTACCATGCATTGTGACTAGCATCAAATGCCCATACCGTCTGGTTGTTCACTCTGACTTGTGTTTCATTTTCCAGAGGAAGCCAGTCCGCCTGAGAGCAGAGTGTGACTCCATAAGGAGTCCCCTCTTTCCCATTACAGTACTGGACGAGTTGTAGACTTTGAAGTCCACATTGAGACTCGTCTGCCTCTACTGACTCAAGTTTAGTCTCGATGTCTTTGACAAGATAACCAATTGCCTGCCGTCGTGAGATGCTGGTGTCAATCTCAGTGTTATTTGTTTGTAGTTTCTCATCACTCTTTAAAACTTCGTCCACCAAAATCTTGAAAGCAAATTGACTTGAGTTGCCTGAGTAAGGATCATCATCTTCCTGAACAGAGCTCAAGTTTACACCTAGAAGGTCACGAATGCATCGTTTCTTGTTCTCGTATCCTGTTTCTGTGTTGGGTGAGTTACTAGTCAGGTTTGTAGTCTCCGATGAAATCGTGATCATTAAGAGGATACCAGGGCCTTGGTGACTGTCACCTAAGCAACGAAACGAGTTATCTGAGGCCGGCTTTGACCCAAGACTAGAGATTGTCTGAGGCTTATTATTGAGAGGTTCACATCTCTGCTCAGTTGCTACATACTCAAGCCCCTCCTCACACTGTGGACTAAGGCAGGTTTGGCTGAAGGGGTCGAAAAAGTCACCCTCTGAACATTGATCTGGGCTCCCGTCGGTTGGATTGAAGTTGAGTATGACAGACAGTGAGGTGAGTGGATGGCCTCCGAAATACGGGAACATCGCTTCCGGTGCATTCGCTACCGGTGCCATCGCTACCGGTACCACCAGTGAATCATCAGAAGTTTGAGGAACTATTTGTTCTAACGTAGGGAATATCTGGTCACTACTCAATTGATAAGCCGATCTTGGACATTCTAGGGAGTAGTTGTGTGATGAACCTTTACACGCAGCAAAGCATGCTGGATTTCTGTACAGTGAACCATCATCATGGAACTTAACAACAGCCGTGAAGTTCTGACATGAAGATAGGAGGCTCTGGGAACGAGGATGATGTTGTTGACAGGTTGTAATAAGAGAAGGGATACATGGTCTTCGTGTTGCTGGACCGCTAACATCCACTGCTGGCAGCTCCAAATAGTGATAGCATTCATTCCAAACCTTCCTGAGGAATACTGCGTACGAGGTATTCTTGGAAATAGGATTCGGGCAGGTTGCTTTCAGTTCCCAGGGAACGAGGTTGCTTGTAGAGCGGCTATGACAGAGGGCGCAATAGATGTTTCTGAACGTGATACCACTTGCATCAGTTACCGGTATCAAAGTCAGCGGGTTGGTGTTATCTGTGGACTCACAGTTCTCGTGAGTTGGCGAGACTTCAGCAGCATATGGACAATGGCTCACCATCCATAAGTCACGTGTTACAGAGATGCACTCAAACTGTGGTTTCTCTAGAGAGTCCAATACATCAGAACTCTCTATAGAACATACCGAAGCAAAATCCAGGCAACAGTCGTCGAAAAACTCGCATGCCCAGTCGCATTGACATACGCTGTTCTTAATCCAACTGGTTCCACATCCAATGTTCTGGCAAAGATGGAAGTCTCGGCAAAGTGTAACCGTAACATTGTCAGCTACTTTAAAGTTCTCTGTGGGGAGAATAAGTAAACTTGTGTTAGGTATAGCAACATGCTGATGCGATCCATTAATAACATTGAATTTAAAGATTATCTAAAAGTCTCCTGACGAAGACTAGAGAAAGCTAGTCGAACCGTTGAGACCAGTTTAAGAACTGACTCATCGGTAGTGCAGATAATTACGATCCTGTAAGCTAAATTGGTAGTCCAAGCCAATTGTTCTATATACTTCCACTAGTTAAAAAACAGGAccctttttagaactgagaagtctcccgaacatccgataaatctggtttgcggtaataaagaaagacagttctctaaagaactggcaaaatggtgttaccgcaaaccaaatatatattatcTAAAAGGGCGAACTATAAACAAAACCGACTGTTTTGCAAATAAGGTGAGATTATCAGGACTAGTTTTACATGAATCATAATTGGATGAAActttaaatagaaaaaatagCTATGGGTTTGCTCAAGATCTAGGCTAAAGCCTTATATTAGTCATGTCTATATTATACCTACAAAAAAAATACGAAGTCTAAAAATGTATACGTCAAACACATTTGTAGTCAATAGTATTAGAAAAAACCAGTAGAGGCTGTTGTGTCTAAAAAGGAGTTATGTCTATGAAAGTTGTTCaatgttttagctcattcaactgaaccACTGATTAACTTTTTAAGTTTTATCTTCGcatatgaatctacatgtaagaagcaaaTTTTGATTTGAGTTTCGactcagtacatcattgcaatcaggagttatgaccatttaaaaCCCTGCAGTAAGAGAGCCAGCCATGGTTTGCATGACACAATTAGCGTGTTTTGTTAATTACTCCCCTCATGAATGAAGTAgaaagctttttttttcttgacttCCTCCATTATACGAATGAGAAACATAATGGATAATTTGAGTGGCCTAACTTATCAGGTTTATCTGCTACGTCCATATCAAGTGGCACAGTTCCAAGGTTCTGGGGGACTTCCCCATAGACTTAATGTTGCAAGAAAAAATACTCAGCATACATGACATGTACCAACGTACTGCTGGGGGCAATTAAAATGCCAGGCAAGCTTGTCTGTCAACAGATATTAATTAGGCTTGATGGTGCCAGCTGGCAGGTCTCATGGTCTCACCGAAGCTTCCAAACAGTTATTTACTGTGGTCATGGGGTGAagattttctttgtctttttgaaTTGAGCGTCTGAAGAGAACACTAAGGTCTTGTGTTAACCCTCTTTTTCAGTCAAGAATGAACTTAGCAAAGCAATGGGATGCCATGAGTAACAGAACGTTTTTACTTGCCATCCTCCTTCCATCCTCCTTCCACCACCCGCCCCCAATCCATGCCCCAATAATGCAGCAATAAATCCCCGTGTGTTGGGGTACATAGAGTAATGGTGCATTAGTGTGCCATGTTTTTCATGGCCCgctcatctgggcccaatttcatggctctgcttaccgccgactCCTGCGcctacgatcacgattccccgcttacggcgccgaatttctgcgctagccttgtattTGAAGGTAGATTGCCTagaacgtggagtacgcacgcgcagacgCCAAAATTcactgctaacccgtgaaataggcttgccgtaagcacagaattcactgcttccgtaagcgccgattctgagCTTACGGtatagcagagccatgaaattgggccccgatgtGTTTTTGTCTGCTTACGTGGAACGCAGGGttcccttaaagtcacctggaagtggtattatttttttcaaaataaagctttttgtcactaatgtgttttgatgagtggaatgtgaataaacagttaactaaggtttaaaaaaaaaatcagttcttat from Asterias amurensis chromosome 17, ASM3211899v1 includes these protein-coding regions:
- the LOC139949890 gene encoding uncharacterized protein — protein: MRLLMLCVVSLCLYRELSASGATENFKVADNVTVTLCRDFHLCQNIGCGTSWIKNSVCQCDWACEFFDDCCLDFASVCSIESSDVLDSLEKPQFECISVTRDLWMVSHCPYAAEVSPTHENCESTDNTNPLTLIPVTDASGITFRNIYCALCHSRSTSNLVPWELKATCPNPISKNTSYAVFLRKVWNECYHYLELPAVDVSGPATRRPCIPSLITTCQQHHPRSQSLLSSCQNFTAVVKFHDDGSLYRNPACFAACKGSSHNYSLECPRSAYQLSSDQIFPTLEQIVPQTSDDSLVVPVAMAPVANAPEAMFPYFGGHPLTSLSVILNFNPTDGSPDQCSEGDFFDPFSQTCLSPQCEEGLEYVATEQRCEPLNNKPQTISSLGSKPASDNSFRCLGDSHQGPGILLMITISSETTNLTSNSPNTETGYENKKRCIRDLLGVNLSSVQEDDDPYSGNSSQFAFKILVDEVLKSDEKLQTNNTEIDTSISRRQAIGYLVKDIETKLESVEADESQCGLQSLQLVQYCNGKEGTPYGVTLCSQADWLPLENETQVRVNNQTVWAFDASHNAWYKLQEYNLRIQYSKLGSVFTKLSLEIGLCSKAPNNSCPALIKLNESQFSLVDEDTEDFENYANGSLIFLQTEEILGPDEFTRTEDGQISICASKLPQNGTRFFNFNNAQNILSTVGLIISVAAGSVSLVTYLVFPSLHGRTRKAIMGMVTSLIAAQTLLLLGGVAAANGKACMAVAVTGHFLWLASLTWTNVLAFLLWHTFATKNPSPSSSKIAVTSNINILSCTYALGVPLVIVIVCLIIHFCSCTDIAVVYNNDAPCWIQSGSINLVVFGAPMALFLVINIILFTRTVWAIRSSHRKSAAQFNQGRDTSFLKRRRKELFIYVRMASLMGFTWVFGFSAAFSGAEALWYIFIILNSLQGFFIFLSFTFNDQVKKLWKKMLIPIRDSLMNKTSVLTSRGKSRTTTSTISAGIALSDVSSSNDYQSTSTSNNSSYEASSETSSRFKMALRRLKEKYTQPSEQNTDKIQTKPPVPVNKEDVQGSLPFSPACRASSEYEEVIPGRCLKNGDDKIRFWHKLSLRPPKPTTPSLETAENVRTTNDGPTGSLAGPSRYRASSAYEEVIAGRCLQADNTQDGPTSSKSTEDETKSKSAVHPHGKETGKQLPKIPLLPFKIPGHSKTSVPQKNNHCVHAVQNVDEDATIPLKQLPSRRPIHNLEKEPETEPNCKVRLDKPPITPRIKLQCKTGDAQTKERSYLNPINHAKSSCTNPLPLLTPKPSLNPKPPLNPKPSLTPKPHSMNPKPQLQEAINGDHSKLEVTMIESRSTMPVLPLFSSFPKREDSASTPTGNPNLVETPDNNTDINMNPTQKTLPSMKQPPPPRPKPRNTHESRDESGWHDVIGQIKGQSMLKSN